tgaccATGCATTCAGTAGAAAGTCAATTACCACTCATAACCCTTTAAGCTGGGTGTACTCTAATCATCCATAATATATTATTTGTGTTTAAGGCCTGCTCAGCTGTGTGGTGGTACCAGTTATACGACTGGACATTTTAAACTGTCTGCACAGACCTTGAATTTCTTTTTGACATTAGCACCACCAGCCACCAGCCCACATGTGTCACTACAGAATGTGAGGGAGCAGCTGGTTGTACTTTTAGATGACATGCAGCCTACGTGTGAGTCAAGTTATTGTCAACTAGTTTTAGAACGTTTTAGTGAAGGTCTGTAGATGACTCATAACTccaaaaaatatcaaagcaaTACTCATTAATGGGCTTTACAGTCAACATTTTCCATAAgtagatgtaaaaaaaatgttaaagtttGTGGCCATCTCTTTTGGCAATAAAGATTTCCAAGTTGAGATAGTAGCGTGATTGCAAATGATCTAGTGGACTAACAACTAACTCAGCTGTGGATTTGTAATATACAGCTTTAATATTGGCTTCCCTCTGTCCAAAATATGTTTATCtgtaaattttacttttttcaaataTGCTTTCAAATATGTCTGTATTTATAGATGTGAGTGAAGAAGAgatttaatagaaaaaaaaaaaattttttttcacTCTTCCCTGCTCAGGCATGATGTTCCAGATCACCACGGGACTTGAGTCGAGACTGTAGACCAGCCAAGACTCTCCTGTCTGAGGATCTTaggctgttttctgtttcataatacataaaacaatCTGAGTTACCGCCAGGCCAGATGGTAGAGGAAGAAAACATGGGATGAAATAAAAATCTTGTTTAGTCCAgctatttagatttttctttttttttgttaggtTTTAACATTTAGGctcaaaatgtatgtatttcacagttgttgtttatttattttattattattattattttagtatattaaaaagagaagaagTACACAGTATCACATTAATTTTATACCAAACATCCATGCTTCACAATAGGTTTTTTTACTGTTGCTTGGTGTAACCATGTAGTTTTACAACATGATAAATTATGAATATAAAGTCACACAAGGCAGCATAAGCCTAGTAATGTctaaaaaacattaaagctgAGCTAGTTTCTCGCAGCACTGTGAAAAATTGTGTATGGGTTACAAAGTTATTGGGTCTTTTAATAGGAAAAAGCACAGTGTGTTACAGCTGATGAAACATTAATGGTCACAGCaacctgaaaaaaaatgtgtatggtTTCACCAGGATTATTAAATCACTGGTAGGGTGGATATGCTTTGCTGACATGAATATCAACTCTGGCATCTACTTAGCATCAGCAccttggaaaatgtttttggagAAAGTGCTGATCTGAGCCTACAGGGACTCTGCATCGGCCAGTGGTAAGGGTTGTTGGTGAATGATTAGGTGGTGGCTACAGCAGAGCTTTAGGGCGACCTCCATTACACGTTAGTAAATTTTAGCCCTAGGCATCACAATACGAATGGAGGCCTGATGAAAGATAAATTTAAAGTGAAACCAATTGTGGGACTTCGCAATGATCTCTGATAATCATTAACCCATTTTAGAAATGTCCTTCTTGCAGGATGGCGAGGGAATTGTTGCCCTGGAATTCAAGTGCAGTACCATGTCAATGTCATTATATtcaatacatttacaaatagGACACATAGCAGGGTGTAAAAAAATCAGGTCGACAAATCATTTCCTCTCAGTTTACTAATTGACTTATTGTTACAGCACAAATTGCTTGATGATAACATGGAAACATTGGAGTAAAACCTTGCCTTTACACATTGCTTTTTGCTGATGTCAGTACAAGGGAGATGACTCTCTTCCCTCTATCCCCACCCCCACTTAAGCTCTCAGTGCTGTTTCCATAATGATCCATGTTGGATCCATCCATCAATGCCCCGCTGCCATGTTGTCACTCTCCCTGCTTTCTTCAGTCCTTGTTTCCACAAACAAGTACCAGActcttgaaaaaaaatgtcGGGCTGTCGACCACAACAAGGTGCTCTTATTCCAGTCTACTCCTTTTCCAGTCATATGTTCTGCAGTAATGAGTCATGCACCTGCTATTGAAAGTCACATAACAACACTCATCTGTGCAAGTGCCCGATAAGACGTCAAGCTAGTTACTCATGCTGAGCATTCACTTCAAGTATCCAAGGAGAATGCATGGCTGTGTTTCTAAAAACAGATGGAAAATGTGTAGGGTGTGCACTGGGAGTTGTGTATGCATACATCCCCTGATGATGTACAGATGCAGATTTGTATTGATTATTCTCTCAGGCCCTGAGGAGGAGACACAGGTTTCTAAACCAGTCCTCTCCACCCCCATATAAAATTCTATACAGGAGAAATCCTGATGGGTGGATGACTTATGATGATCGGGCAGATGACTTTCTTGAGTCGATGCTCTCCCTCTGGTCTTTCCTGTTGTCATCTCACACATGATCTGTTACTATTCATGCCTGGTGTAGACACTATTGTGTGATTGCTTCGCACAGTTCTGGGAACCACTTTGCAGATCGGCACGTCTGAAAGCATTGTCACGGAGGCTTcacgacattttggaaaaaatgcCAGAGGAAAATATCTGCTGCTCCCCAGAGAAGAATTCATCACCTGACTGAGTTATCTTATATGGGAGGAAAACATGTGACTGTTGCAACAAGTCAGAGTCACAGATGACGCAGATTAGTTGCATTTTTAACCTCAACAGCTCTTTACGAGAAAAGTGTGCATACAATCTTTCAGACTATCTCCTGAATGCTAATTGGACTGTCACCTCGGCAAAGACTCCACTTCTGTGATGCAGTAACATCTATCCCCAGCACCAGAGAGCTCTGAATAGTCTGAGTCACTGGTTACCCAGCCCATGTCTGAATGCCCCctcccatctgtctctctccatccaccTCTCCAGGACAATCAGGACAAAAGTGGGATAATTCATTTTGGGAGGGCCAAGCTTGAGAGCCTTGGTGTAtatgatatatactgtacagtcagAGTAACGTCTGAACGGTCAGACTGCTGCTGAAAGTGGAAAAAGACAAATGCTCCCCGATGACTGTGTTGCTACTGTTGGCTGGATGCAGCAGCATCAGAGGGAAAAGCCCACACCCAGAGTGTCTATTGATAGCGCAGCGACTTTGCTGTTATTCTGTGAATCCCGCAGGCAGTGCAGCAACAGATTGGAGCTCAAAAGGTATGTAGCCTGACGTTACGCAGCATAATACAAGCAGCTGAATGAGGGAGACGGTGGAGCACCCCTCCCTTTCGCtccctctttcactttctccaaGGTTCTATAGTGCCAGATTTTACTGCTGTGAAAAGCTGAAGTGAAACTTATTGATTTTCCTTTTAGCCTTATCATCATCCATTCCTTACTGTATCTCCCCGACTCTCTCCAATACAGTACCTGCACTCTCCTCATCCTGCAGCATCACAATTTTCGACATTTGAAAATTTTACTTCCTCTTGTTGCTCCTTTGCTGTATCCTCTGGCCTGTGGCTGCTGCAGCATCACTCCATGTATTGTCTGGCAGAGACTTGAAGCAACTGTAAGTCAATTGCACAGgggcacccacacacacacacacacacacacacacacacacacacacacacacacacacacacacacactgagcagacTTGCCCATGGGCACTCGCCTCAGCAATTTCTGTTGACATCTTTGTGTCATCTTTACCGTGTCGCTCTAAGATTAAATTATATTGCTGCTGTATCATATGGATACAGTTGACAACTCACTGTTTCCCACTGTCATCATTAGCACTGGGCTGTGTTCTCAGCCTGTTTTTTGCACCATGTACACAACCGACTGCAAAAGCATATCTCCTGTCATCGCATACTTTAAATACTCGGATGACATAGCCATCCTTAGACTCCACCTCAGCAACAGTGACTATCTTCTGGACTACAAACAAACCAATCCTGATTTCACCACATGCAGTGACGATATCTTCCTACAGATCTTATAAACTGCTTGTCAGCCCTCCCCttaacacctgaacacacacccGGTCCCACCAGCATCCCTGGAGAAAGAGTAAAAGTGGTTGAGAACCGTAAATACACAGACATCACTTTGGATTAAAGCCTCAGCTTCAACCAACACACCATGAACAATCAGAAACACTGGAGACAAAGACTCTTAGTCATTCTTGTCGGTACAAACTCACCCCCTCCTCCTGTATCGAAGCATAATTGAGCCACTCCTGCTGTATGGAACCATCTGTTTCTTTGATATGTGTAGAGTCACAAACTGGAGGAAATTCCTTACAGTTTCACTTACAGCTGCTGAAATAGCTGGTCTTGCCACCCTCAATGTGCACAACCTTATCTTTTAGCCCTGGCatggaaaacacacataaatatacatgaCCCACACCGCCCACTTCACGATCATTTCAGTCTGGTTGCTAATGTACAGGAGGGCTCGCTTTGTCATAAGCTTTGTTCCATTTGCAATAGTCACACTAAGCAACTCTACCCCTGTTAGAACCACAGTAGTGTAGTTTCGGCTTGTGTTTTACAGAtccattgtgtttgtgttatgcCTTTTGGAGTGTTTTCCTGTGTCCATTTATTGCTTGAATATGTCTGTGGAAAGAATTTGATAAAACAAGCTTGGCAAGATGAGATGGTACTGATTAGGCTGTAAATTTGGCACCAGAAAATGCGCTTACATTGCCATCGGTAGCTGATATTTTGTTGCTATTTCAGGCTTAATATGTAAATTCATAGGAAGCAAGCAGATGAGGGAAAAAGTGATCACTCTTCTGGAAACTATAACTGATTTTTGCTTATGAATGTGAAGTCGTCATTAgctaccttttttaaaatttatttagcCCTACATCACTGTGTGGCATTTAAAGGAAGTGTATCTGGTGACTTGCCAATTTAAGGTCAGCACTGTCCTGGCTCGCAAATTTGTACGAAATGTCCTTTTTGATGAGAGAGCAGCCCATGGTGGCTTTTCTCATGCAGCAAGTCAGTGCCGCATGAGAAAAGGATAGAGGATAGCTAAAAGTGTTGACTGAAGACACATAACTTGAATGTAAGTCAGAATATAGTCATGAATTTGATAATTTCTGACTAGACTTAGCAAAACCATTAACTTCCACCCAAATTAAGAGCTCTTTTCATGACATTAGTGTAAGATCATTTGACGATTTCATGCTGAAttaatctctttctttcttgtccACCTGCAGACTGTGATAGTGCAGCATGACGGACACGGTAATGAGCAGTAGCTCGGATCGCTGGGTGTCCAACGACAGGCAGAGGAGCATGCATGCTAGGTAAGCACGATTTTctgaacatttttgtattgttaaCCTTCTCTATGACTCTACCAACCCTACACTGTACTCTTTGTTTCACCTGCATCCCTCTGATGTGTGATCTGTGACACAGTGATAAAGAGCAGTAAGTAGACAAACTTCAACTCCACCTCTCTTATCTGCATCATGTATATCTGCTCTATAACTGCTCAGAAAGCAGTGTAATGTGTCGATGCTGTAAATGCatggtcattcattcactgtgttTGCACAGTTTGTCCAAACATTGAAAGAAGTGTGTATACAAATGTGTGATTGGATATCATTTAGTAAAATCATAGAAGCAGTGTAACCTAAACTGAAGAATATGTTTGGCTGACAGGGGCAACTGGACCATGGAGCCAGGCCCTGGTCCTGGTCCAGACCTgacagatgaagagaaagagattaTAAACAGTGTGATTGCCCGTGCTGAGAAAATGGAGGCCATGGAGCAGGAGCGAATTGGGTGAGTGATTGTAAAACATGCAGCATTTTCTCTGAcatgtgtacataaaaacaaaatcacctGCTGAGACTGATGACATTTGGACCTGCAATAATTAACGGTGACATTTCATCCTGTGCTGCTGCAGGCGCTTGATAAACCGCCTGGACGACATGAAGAAGACTGTGTGTGGGGATGGACAGTCCCGCTGTTTGCTGTGTGGGGAGCAGTTGGGCTCACCTGGGGTCAGCTCAGTGGTGTGTGAGGATTGCAAAAAGGTAGGTAATGAGTCAGCCAATAATTACAAGGCAAAAAAAACAGCACCCTCCCCTGCTGCAGTTCACACAAAAGTTGAGAAAACATTATACGTCATGGTGTACGAGCTGTGTATTTATAATGCAATTAcaaataatttgtaatttgtatgtAATTTGGAAATCTTTATTTTCTCCTGTTGTGTAGAACATGTGTACCAAGTGTGGTACACAGTGTAGCAGTCGGCCACGCGCTGTGTGGCTATGCAAGATCTGCAGAGAGCAGCGAGAGGTGAGTGCTTTACACCAGTGAACAAATAAAGGAATtcagttttcattgaaaactctataacacaataataataataatattttttctgctttctcagGTGTGGAAGAGGTCTGGTGCCTGGTTCTTCAAAGGTTTTCCTAAGCATTTCCTGCCATCGCCCATGCCATTATCTACACCAAGAGAGACAGGTGCCCAGGAGGCAGCAGAGCCCCAGGGGCCACCAGCCTCTGGGCCCAGGGAGGCAGTTACCCAACCACGACAGCCAGGTAAACACAGCCAAGATTTGCCCCTTCAGCTTTAGTATGCAGTCTTTTTCATGTCATACATTAGGTGACATGCAGGTCCTTATCACCATTTTTGATTGACCTGTTAGATTGTTGTCACAAGCAATTGGTTTACATTATGTCTCTCTTaggtcagaatcagagtcaggcTCCTGCTTCTGAGCAGGAACTTTCAGGCAAGCAATATCTTTAAAAAGGGATCTGCCGGGGCACTCCAGTAGCTCAGCTGGTAGCgcgtccttaccgcagcggccacAGTTCAATTCCAACCCACGGCCctctgctgcatgtcatcccccctctcccGCCTTTCCTGTcaatctctgcagctgtcactatcaaatgAAGGTGAAAAAACACAACGAAAAGGGATCTGCCAAACTAGTAAACTAAAAGTGCtaaaagtccaactgaaatatactgtatatactacaGCACTACACTAAATACTACAGCTATTGggcatatttttccattttgtcagCAGTTagtgataaaaatgtttttttgtcatattatgGAAATATGGTTTCTCATGGCAGACTGACATCTGATGGCCTGTGTTGCTAGGAGACGTGCTGTCAATTTCCATGGAGTGGAGAACGCCATACTGTATAGACTACAAACATTAAAGCTAGGATTAGTAACGTTGgggaaactagcaagagacagctagattttgaaagtatccaaaagaaaaaatcccaccccctcccttcaggcctccctccaaagccactgcCCCAAAACACATCTTAatgcgcaatgagtgcacgggcagatgacgcaggtagacaggcaggtaggcagcaAATGATTGGATATGAATAACTAGCTTCCGCTCGGAAAGCGCAAGCTAGTTTGCCTAGCTTGCTAATATTAGCCCTGCTTTTCAAGGTTCAAGTTACATacatttgtcattctacaacagagctgcacaataaaattaaagttgTCGCCCCCTTCACGCTACGCACACAGAACATgtgtacaaatatttaaaattataacaataatatacagttatataacaatatatacagttgcTTATATGAGAATTATATTGCTTGGtgatgacaaaaccaaaaaaccCCATGATTCAAATAATGACACAGAGTAACGCATGGAATCACGGAGTAACATAGGGAGTGAAGAAATCACAGATGGTACATTCCCCATCCCCCCTTGTTAACTGCCTGTGTGGAATGGAAATAATATTATGAACTATTTTAAGTGGCCACCCACCCAGATACTACACCAACCAAATTACTAGTACCAACATTGTCAGGTACCGAAAATAATTCACGCCCACTGGAGAACACCAATATAGAGGGTGCTATCTCTGCATAAACATAGGTAATaaaccaggtgtgtgtgtgtgtgtgtgtaagtaattTCAGCCCGACTGAACAAAAAAGCGCCACCTCTTCAGTCTCATTAGATCAGCATCTGCACACGAGTCTTCTTGCAACCCCACCTCTCATTGCTCTTTTCCAAACCATCAAACCTTTTATCTGCTTCCCAACTTTGGCTGTACCGCCCGCTGTTGCAAAGGAGGGGGATGAAGAGCTCAATTAAGCTGTCGGAAGGTGCATGCTGTGACATGGGATGAGCCTCCAGGTGGTGCTGGCAAGATGGGTCACATTGTATCATTTCACACTTTCAGCGTGATTATCTGAGCAATGTGATTTCCCCATGAAAGAGAGGGGTAGCTTGAGCAGACTATTAGCTGCTGCATGTACAGTAGTCGGATGCCACGGCTTCTTGTAGTGTATGTAGGTCAATTCCTTTGCAACGAAAAAGCTGCAACATCAAAAGTATCCAGAGAGACTAGGGAGTATTACAGATTCCACTGCAGTAGGAGCCTGAAGTGGTGTGATTATGTGTGTCTCCCTCATGTgtcgtgtgtgtctgtgtgtttactgtattaTGCTATTCATGCTTATTTTTAGGACCAGAGCTACAGGGCCGTGCTGGTTACCCACCTGTGGCCCCTAAACCATCAGTTGTACGCATGGCCACAGGCGGGGCTGGCCCTGAAGAGACGGGGCGGGGCAGCCCAGTGGTGATGAAGAAGATGGTGCCCGTCCAGAGCTCCAGACCACAACCTGCTGCAACAGCCACCACGGCCCAGCAGGGTGAGAGACAGCTATGATGCAATCCTTTGCTCATGTCCTTAGTCCCGAGCATTAACCAAATATTGCATCCCCATTGGTGTTATTTTGTGCAGTCTCAGATGATTAAATGTGGTTGTAGGTTCAGTGGCAGGAGATGGGGGGGCCTACTCCTCTGGTGGAGTTCCTCCTGCAGCAAGAGAGGACAGGAGGCAGCCCGCTGCCTACAGTGCTCCTCAAGCTCGGCAGCAACCTCCCccagctgaggaggaggaggaggccaacGACTATGACTCTGATGAAGCCAGTGAGTACACCATCTGCTCACTCTTCTCATAGAGTAAGGTGGCCGATATGTCTGGTTTAACTTCACCTCATGTACAGTTTGACATTCCgtgatttttttcccactcATTTCAGGTTAATAGcaccagatgtttttttttcttaataaagcaaaacatattGTCATGCAGCATTCAGTATTGGGTGTTGATTACCGTAATTTGGCAGCATCTCTGTTCCCCttctaataattaataataattcatataTATAAATTGCCCAATAGTCCAAGCAAACAGCAAGTTTCATTCTGGGAGTGTCTCTTGAGCTGGgtagaaaatgacaaatgataagCACCATTTGTTATTGAAGCATGATAATCAATATCCTAACTACAGCAGAGGAAGATGTGTATCAGGATGTGAATCACTAAATCAATAGTGATACATAAGCTATGTAACTGtatgtacagttttttttcatatatcCCATATCCCATTTTGATGATGAGAATGGTGCCATGCCATTCATTTTCTGCGCCTGCAGCGTCAAACGGCCTTTATTCTCTCTCCGGGGGATTGggtgttaatttgttttattgagGTCCGGGTATATGGAGCTGTGCAAATAATTTGAGATACAACAGGGCTAACAGGATATAGATTCCCCTTGTGTTTGACCCAATCCCCTGTGTTGGGAGTAAAAATGGCAGAAATAGCAATGGTTACATGTGCCTGCTCTCTATAGAGATGTGATGGTGAGAACAGTTAGATCCTGTGGTGCTGATGGGTTTCAGTAGCTTGGCTGGTTATAACATCTTCAGTATTGTTGATCTATATGTACTGGTTGTTTCAGCTCATATAATGTAGGTAGattgtaacaaagagtttcccttcggggatcaataaagtgtttctgattctgagatttaaataacagtatgCTAAGTTTTGAATGTGACATAGTCTGATCGTCATAATTTGAGGTCTGATTGctacaagtgtgtgttttgttataTAACCAATCAAATCTATAAATATATCTGATCATAAGATAAAGGTGGATGAGCTAGTGCTgcttatttttagccatgcaagCGGCGCGGCTATGGGAGTGTatctatgttcccagggtcctatgttccccagcTCAATACCCTCATAATATGCCACATGATTAAGGAGACCTTTCAAAAGGTTTTCTGTTCTCAGTAATGTTTTTTACCTAGGTAAAATGTTCAATGTAAGTTTCCCTGGgtcaatatgttgaaatcaccTACCCACATTTTATAGCCTACTGATGTTATACTCCTTGAAACCTACGCCCTCAAATTTGTGGGCAGGACAGTTTTCTTGACTTTAGACATCTCCATAGTGGCTGAATGGATTTTTAccattcaaactgcatttgaaatgtCCATCTTCCTTCGTTCTTTTGCAATCTGAACTGCGAAGATAGCCCTCACCAATCTCTTACCCTTACATAGGGATGAGCCATATATGTCACTGTCGGCCTGTTTGTCAGTCGGTCAGTCAGTTggtctgacttttcatctagcaccatcgtCAGATCAAAGTTTCGCTTTGttcaatactttgatttattgccaaatacctgcaaaactaaagcCTTTcccctcagcctcagctgtactttgtgtttagtgctaagtcaaatgttagcatgctaacacgctaaatggtgaacattgtaaacattttacctgataaacatcagcatgtcagcattgtcattgtgagcatgttagcatgctgatgtttacatTTAGCTCTAAGCACAGCTGTGCCGAAGTGTAGCCTTGCAGAGCCGCTATAGCATGACTGCagactcttagttttgttagAAGAGCATTGTGTCTTTGGAGCAGCAAGTTGGTGGTGAATCTCAGCACAGAGAAGTTAAGTTAtacaagaaaaaataacaaatgacatttaattattttgtcccCCAACAGCTATGCATGGCAATGAAACACCtctaaagaaaatgtgtgtgggcagtttttcagtctttttttcttaccCAGAAccttatttttcttcctttgagacttgagtgtttatttgatttcttttataTTATACGCCCCTGCTTTGTAATGagatttttctgctgtttacttAAGGTAAATAGAAGGCTGTGAATGTTACATGAGTGAAGGGTCAAGACTTATTCGTCTGTCCTTTCTATCCATTCTGGGCTGGTGCTTATTGTCACTTCAGTTGTGTTGTTTGATATATTTCCCTGTATTTATACTCTTAATTATTCAAGAGCAGACTTGATGTCTCTCTGTAGTCTAATGTAATGACTGgtctgtgtctctttcagcCACTCTGGGCTCTCTAGAGTTCAGTCTGCTCTATGAACAGGAAAGCAACAGCCTCCACTgtagcatcctcaaagcaaaggTACCACTATTCTCCTCATTCTCTCACACAAAGGGACAATTACAATCAAGTGGTTTATGTTGAAATGCTCCTGAATGGCACTTTAGCTTAACTGCTCTCTGCCGTTCATTATGATGTGATAGACATGGTGCTTTGGTTTCTCCTCAGGGACTGAAGCCCATGGACTCAAATGGACTGGCAGATCCTTATGTCAAGCTTCATCTGCTGCCAGGGGCTAGTAAGGTAAAAGACGCACCTTTCCTACATTAAGCTTTTACTTCTTTTAAAAGATGTATTACATTAATATCCTGCTAAACAAAAGGAAGGGTGGTGATTTTAAACCGCCTTGGTTTGACGAGAGGCCTTTCTGCTAGCTCAAGCCTGACATCTTGTGGTTTGAATTGACAAAATCATAAAATTGGCATGGAGGGTGATGTCAAGAAGTAGATATTGagacaatataaataaagtaaaagttgTCGTGAATGTTCATTGTTAGTTTAGTGTAATTATACTGTGCTGTACTGGATAATGGGGCAGGTCTGagttacaaaaacacaatttgatgGGAAGCAGCACCATGTAGATACTCCCTGTGATAA
This sequence is a window from Siniperca chuatsi isolate FFG_IHB_CAS linkage group LG5, ASM2008510v1, whole genome shotgun sequence. Protein-coding genes within it:
- the LOC122876650 gene encoding rabphilin-3A-like isoform X2, producing the protein MTDTVMSSSSDRWVSNDRQRSMHARGNWTMEPGPGPGPDLTDEEKEIINSVIARAEKMEAMEQERIGRLINRLDDMKKTVCGDGQSRCLLCGEQLGSPGVSSVVCEDCKKNMCTKCGTQCSSRPRAVWLCKICREQREVWKRSGAWFFKGFPKHFLPSPMPLSTPRETGAQEAAEPQGPPASGPREAVTQPRQPGPELQGRAGYPPVAPKPSVVRMATGGAGPEETGRGSPVVMKKMVPVQSSRPQPAATATTAQQGSVAGDGGAYSSGGVPPAAREDRRQPAAYSAPQARQQPPPAEEEEEANDYDSDEATTLGSLEFSLLYEQESNSLHCSILKAKGLKPMDSNGLADPYVKLHLLPGASKSNKLRTKTLRNTRNPAWNETLTYHGLTDEDMQRKTLRVSVCDEDKFGHNEFIGETRVALKKLKMNQKKNFNVCLERVVPTKRTATAGGARGIALYEDEPGKDGGEVEERGRILISLMYNTQTNRLVVGVVRCVHLAAMDANGYSDPYVKICLKPDMGKKGKCKTQIKKRTLNPEFNEEFNYDIKHSELAKKTLDISVWDYDIGKSNDYIGGCQLGITAKGERLKHWYECLKNKDKKIERWHTLYNENHVASD
- the LOC122876650 gene encoding rabphilin-3A-like isoform X1, with the translated sequence MTDTVMSSSSDRWVSNDRQRSMHASDKEQGNWTMEPGPGPGPDLTDEEKEIINSVIARAEKMEAMEQERIGRLINRLDDMKKTVCGDGQSRCLLCGEQLGSPGVSSVVCEDCKKNMCTKCGTQCSSRPRAVWLCKICREQREVWKRSGAWFFKGFPKHFLPSPMPLSTPRETGAQEAAEPQGPPASGPREAVTQPRQPGPELQGRAGYPPVAPKPSVVRMATGGAGPEETGRGSPVVMKKMVPVQSSRPQPAATATTAQQGSVAGDGGAYSSGGVPPAAREDRRQPAAYSAPQARQQPPPAEEEEEANDYDSDEATTLGSLEFSLLYEQESNSLHCSILKAKGLKPMDSNGLADPYVKLHLLPGASKSNKLRTKTLRNTRNPAWNETLTYHGLTDEDMQRKTLRVSVCDEDKFGHNEFIGETRVALKKLKMNQKKNFNVCLERVVPTKRTATAGGARGIALYEDEPGKDGGEVEERGRILISLMYNTQTNRLVVGVVRCVHLAAMDANGYSDPYVKICLKPDMGKKGKCKTQIKKRTLNPEFNEEFNYDIKHSELAKKTLDISVWDYDIGKSNDYIGGCQLGITAKGERLKHWYECLKNKDKKIERWHTLYNENHVASD